Proteins from a single region of Longimicrobium sp.:
- a CDS encoding condensation domain-containing protein, whose translation MSTALRALGRQEGCTLYMTLLAGLQALLSHYGDDDVCVGTPVAGRVRREIENLIGFFAITLVIRTDLSGSPGFRTLLGRVREAALGAYAHQDLPFARLVSALRPDCGPGEMPLFQVVFE comes from the coding sequence GTGTCGACGGCGCTCCGGGCGCTCGGCCGCCAGGAGGGGTGCACCCTCTACATGACCCTCCTGGCCGGGCTCCAGGCGCTCCTTTCGCACTACGGCGACGACGACGTCTGCGTGGGAACGCCGGTCGCGGGGCGCGTGCGGCGCGAGATCGAGAACCTGATCGGCTTCTTCGCCATCACCCTGGTGATCCGCACCGACCTTTCCGGGTCACCCGGCTTCCGCACGCTCCTCGGGCGCGTGCGGGAGGCCGCGCTCGGCGCGTACGCGCACCAGGACCTCCCCTTCGCCCGGCTGGTGAGCGCGCTGCGGCCGGACTGCGGCCCGGGAGAGATGCCGCTCTTCCAGGTGGTGTTCGAG